The following DNA comes from Terriglobia bacterium.
TCATCAAGAAGGCGGACGAGGCGGAAAAACTGGCCAGAAAGATCAAGAGCGAGGCCAAGGGATTCTAGCGAGGTTTGTCTGCCAGTTCTTTACAATGCCGCGATGTGGCACGGGCGTCCCGCCCGTGTTAGAACACCGCCAGGATGGCCGTGCCACGGCTTACTGGGCTGCGGCCTGGGCTTTTTCCTTCGCCCCAATGCGCATTCCATAGAACGAACGATACACAAAGTAATACGAGATGGCGAAGAACACCGCCGCCAGGAAATGCGTCAATCCCGATCCGCTGGTTGCCGTCAGCCGGACTGCGAGCTCCACGGCGAGCAGGCCGAACAGGGTCGTGAATTTAATGATCGGATTCAACGCCACCGAGGAGGTGTCCTTAAACGGGTCGCCAACTGTGTCGCCCACCACGGTCGCGTCGTGCAGGGGCGTCCCTTTTTCTTTCAGTTCCACTTCGACAATTTTCTTTGCGTTGTCCCAGGCGCCGCCTGCGTTGGCCATAAAGATGGCCTGGTAAAGGCCGAAGATGGCAATCGAGATCAGGTATCCGATAAAGAAGAAAGGATCAAAGAAAGCGAAAGCCAGGGTGACGAAAAACACCGAGATAAAGATGTTCAACATGCCGCTCTGCGCGTACTGCGTGCAGATGGCGACCACTTTCTTGCTGTCGCTCGCCGAGGCCCTTTCCACTCCTTCCAGGCGGATGTTGGCCTTGATGAACTCCACCGCGCGATAGGCGCCGGTGGTGACAGCCTGCGTTGAGGCCCCCGTGAACCAGTAGATGATGGCCCCGCCGGAAATCAGCCCCAGGACAAACGGCGCGTGGAGCAGCGAAAGCTTGTCCACGTTGGTGGTCAGGCCATTGGTCAGGGCCATGATGGTGGCAAAAATCATGGTGGTGGCCCCAACCACCGCCGTCCCGATCAGCACAGGCTTGGCCGTGGCCTTGAAGGTGTTGCCGGCGCCATCGTTGGCTTCCAGCATTTCCTTGGCCTGCTCGAAGTTCACCTCCATGTTGAAATCGCGCTTCACCTCCTGTTCCACATTGGGAACATGCTCGATGAGCGAGAGTTCGTAAACCGACTGCGCGTTATCGGCGACCGGGCCGTAGGAATCTACGGCAATCGTTACCGGCCCCATTCCCAGGAAGCCGAAAGCCACCAGCCCGAAAGCAAACACCGGCGCGGCCAGCATGATGTTTTCAAGGCCGTGCAAGCTGACCCACGAGCCGATGCTCATCAGCACCATCATCGTGAGGCCCAGATAGTAGGCGGAAAAATTGCCCGAAACAAAGCCGGACAAGATGTCGAGTGAGGCGCCGCCTTCGCGAGCCGAGGTCACCACCTCCTTCACGTGCCGGGCTTCGGTGGAGGTGAACACCTTGACGAGTTCAGGGATCACAGCGCCGGCCAGAGTGCCGCAGGAGACGATGGTTGAAAGCTTCCACCACATCGAGGGATCGCCGCCAAGGTCCGGAATGATGAAGGCCGAGCTTAGGTAGGTCAGGCCGATGGAGGCAATCGAGGTGAGCCAGACCAGCCAGGTGAGGGGCGCTTCAAAATTCATACTGGCGGCCTGCGCGTAACGGGCGCTGGAGAGTGCTCCGCTTACGTAGTAAGCAGCCGCTGCGGCAACCAGCATCACAACGCGGATGACGAAAATCCAGACCAGGAGCTGCACCTGAATAACGGGGTCTTTGACGCCCAGAAGGATAAACGTAATCAGCGCCACGCCCGTCACGCCGTAAGTTTCAAACCCGTCAGCGCTGGGGCCCACGGAATCGCCCGCGTTGTCTCCTGTGCAGTCGGCGATCACGCCCGGGTTGCGCGCGTCGTCCTCCTTGATCTTGAAGACGATCTTCATCAGGTCGGCGCCGATGTCCGCGATCTTGGTGAAGATGCCGCCGGCGATTCGCAGCGCCGCCGCGCCCAGCGACTCACCGATGGCGAAGCCGATGAAACACGGGCCGGCGTAATCGCCCGGAACGAACAGCAGAATTATCAGCATCATCAGCAGCTCAACGCTGATGAGCATCATCCCCACGCTCATGCCGGCGCGGACGGGAATCTTGTATACCGGATACGGCTTTCCTTCAAGGCTGGCGAACGCGGTGCGGGAGTTGGCAAACGTATTGACTCGGATGCCGAACCACGCAACACCGTAACTTCCTAAAATTCCCACCACGCTGAACAGCAGAATAATGAACACCCGGAACACCCCGTAGTGGAGCAGCACTCCGAAGTAGAGGATGATGATGGCGGCGATAAATATCCACAGGAGGAACAGGAACTTGCCCTGCTGGACCAAGTAGGTCTTACAGGTTTCCCAGATCAGCGAGGAGATGTCGGCCATGGCGCGGTGCACCGGAAGGTTCTTCAGCCGTTTGTACATGACGAGGCCGAACAGGAGGCCGAAGAAGCAGAAGAGGATGCCGAAGAGCAGCAGATTGTGTCCGCTGACTCCCAGGAAGTTGACCGTGGTGAAATCAGGAAGCTTGAGATTGGCTTCGCCAGCGGTCGTCTGTCCCGCCTGGGCAAAAGCGGTGGTTGCGCTGAGCAGCATCAGGGCGGCGCCAGCCATGTAAGCCCTGGCCACTCGGCGCGGCAGGGACTGGACGCCTGCGAGACCCTGCGCCACGGTCTCAGGCCACCTGCTCTCAATCGCCAGAACGAAACGCGAAAAACAGCGCGAAACACGCATAAAGAACCTCGGCCAGAACGGTAGTGAGACGGCGATTAGCAGCAGCAGCAGCAGCAGGCTCAACATCGGCAGAATTAATGAAACAGTCATTTTACTTCCTTCACGTCCGGCCGCATGGCGACTGAGACGGCAATCTCCCGGACAGCCTCAAATTTGGAAACCTAAGAAAAGCTGGGACGGCTACACAGACGGCCTGATCGTAAGTTGCTAATCCCTAGACTTATAGCACATGCCAAAAAACCGCGTCAAGCGGAGCCGTCGTGGCTTGTCGTCGTGGCTCCAAGGAGAGGTTGTTGATTGTCGAGATTGCGTGGTTGGTGACGGAAACGATATTTGAGCGGATCTCTCGCCGTCCCAATCGTTTACGGATGCGCCGCCCAGGCCATGCCGTCACAACCAGGCCCTGCATCAATCTTCTTCTCCACTTTCCAGGTGTGAAGATTGATGACTGCGATCTGCTTGCTGTGGTCGCAGGAGACGAAGGCAACTCCTCCATCGGGCCGCACCAGCACCTCCTGAGGCGCCGCCGGAACGTCAATGGTGTGAACAACTTTCCAGGTTTTAAGGTCAACTGCGGCAACCTGGTTCTTATTAATCACGGCAACTATCAGATAGCGTCCGTCCGGCGTGGGCGCCGTCCCGTAGCCGATGCCCGGAAGTTCCACCCAGTGCGCCACGTTGTGGCTGGCAGTGTCAACCACAGCAAGTCGGGGGCTGGTCTGGTCCGATGTAAACGCGTAGCGGTCGTCCATGGAAACGGAAATTCTCTGGGTCTCTTTGCTGATGGGGATGATAGCCAGCGTCTTTCGCCCGGCGACATCCAGCACCGAAACCGTTCCAGGGCCGACATTCGCGGTGTAAATGCGACGGCCGTCATGGGAAAACGCCAGCATGTGCGATTCGCGCTGGCCGGTGGGAATGGAGCCCACAACCTTGTTGGTCCTCGGATCGATGATGGTGATGGCGTCGGCCAGTTCCGTGGACACGTAAAGAAGCCCGTCAGCGGGAGAAAAATGGGCGCAATGGGGGCGCAGCGGACGCTCCAGACTGATGGTTGAAACCACCTTGCGGCTGGCAAGATCGACGACGTCAATGGTGCGGCCGTCGGTGCCCGGCTTGCCGACGCCGGAATTCCCATAGATGGGAACGTAGGCTGTCTTGCCGTCAGGCGATACGGCAACTTCGTGTGCGGTGAACCCGGTCTCGGTGATCGTGGCGATCTGCTTGCCGGCCGCCGGGTCCACAATCGCTAATGTGTTGTTGCCCTTGTTGTCCACCACCAGCAGCCCGCGCGCCGATGAGCGGGAGGGCGATCGGCCGGGAGTACCTAGCGCGATGAATGGAAGAAGCACAGCCATGCCTGCAAGTATGGAGGAAAACCGCGTGATCATCATGAGTTTTTCCCTCTTATTCCACGACAAAATTCATTTCTACACTGCCAAATGCCGCAGGAATTCAGTCGCCGACAACTGTTTGTTGGTACGGACAGGAAATTTTAGACTGCCCCAGATAAAAGCCAGAAACATTCGATGGCAAACAATTCCACGCCGAGCTATTCAACCTTCTGCCGCGCTGCCTCGCATTCGGCGCAGGGACAAAGCTCGCGCAGATAGTCAAACGTATAAATGCCGGTGGAATGCCCGTCGCTCCAGTAAATCTGCAGCGCGTAGCGCCCCACCAGTTCCGCCCTTTCCGGTTTCAGCGGGCCGGAGCCGAACATCGGCAGCGGGCCCGGGTCCAAGGACGCTACAGGGTTTGAATCCAGGCATGTAGCGCACGGGCAGCGGTCGCGAAGGTACCGGTACGAAAATGCGCTGTGATGTCCGTCCGCCCATTCGATCACCACTTCGTTGCCTTCGCCGTGCAGCCGGACCGTCCTGGGAGTTGAGACCACGTCCTCACTCTGTAATAATCTGCGGAACTTCTTCGCCGGCACGGCCCACCTGTGCCACCAGCGCCCTGGCCACGGCCTGGTAGACCTCGGCCAGTGGCGAATTCAGATCGAGCGCAATGGGCCGGCCCGCGTCGCTCTGAATCCGGATCGCCGGATCGAGCGGAATCTCGCCGAGAAAGGGGATGCCCAGCCGGTCCGCTGCCTCTTTCGCCCCGCCGTGACCGAAAATGTCCTCCCGGACGCCGCAATGCGGGCACACATAATAACTCATGTTCTCGACGATTCCAAGAATCGGAATGTTCAGTTTGTTGAACATGGCGATCGCTTTCCAGGCCACATCGAGCGCCAGATCCTGCGGCGTTGAAACAATGACGGCGCCGGTCAAGGGAATGGTTTGCGAAAGGCTCAACTGGATGTCGCCTGTCCCCGGCGGCAGGTCCATCACCAGGTAGTCGAGTTCGCCCCAGTTGACGTCGCCAAGAAACTGCTGGATGGTCTTGTGCAGCATGGGTCCACGCCAGATGATGGCTTCATCGTGGGGCAAAAAGTAGCCCATGGAGATGATCTTGATGCCCCATTCTACCGGCGGCTCGAGCTTGCCTTCCACCACGTGCGGTTCCTGTTTGCCGCCCATCAGGGAGGGAACGCTGGGGCCGTAAACGTCAGTATCCATCAGGCCGACTTTTGCCCCCTGTCGATTGAGCGCAACGGCAAGATTGGCCGCCACGGTGGATTTTCCAACACCGCCTTTGCCGCTGGCCACGGCGATGGTGGCCTTCACCCGGGGAATCAGGTTCGATTGCGTTTTCGGCGGGGCTGCTGACGGGGTGGCGATTTCGACTTCCACCCTCGGTGCGCCAATCGCCTCAACCGCCTTGCGAACGGCAGCGGCGAGCTGGGAATTAGCCTTCGGCGAGCCGGCAGTCTTCATCTCAATCACGATCACCGTTCGGTCAGACGCCACCTCGACGTCCTTAACGTATCCCAGCGTAACAATATCCTTGCGCTGTGCTGCGTCCTCGACGCCCTTCAGCGCCTCCAGCACCTGCTGTGGACTTACTCGATTGCTCATGGCTGCCCTCGGCTCTCGTTTTCGTTTGGCTTAAATAGCATTCTCAGGTGCGGGCAGGGAATTGTCAAACCGCGGCCGGCGCGCTACTGCGGCTGCCTCACCAAACGCGCAATGGCGTGAAGAAGGTCGTACTTGGTGAGGATTTCGTACCGGTGCTCGCCGAGGTCGATGAAGACCGCCGGGCAGTCGCGGGTGATGCAGGACGTAACCTGGTCAATAACAGCCGAGGGCGGCAACACCGGGAAGGCCTCGCGCATGGTTTCACGCACCGCGAGTTTTTTGAAATCCTTGCCCTGGAGCGTGAGGTCCAGAATGGCGTCTTCATAGAGGGCGCCGACGGGCGTGTCATCTTCAAAGACCGGAAGCTGCGAAAAATCGTGGATCTGCATGCGATCGAGCGCCTCGTCGAGCGAGTCCGAAGGCGCCAGTTTCACAAGCTCCCGCGGCTGGCCCATGGCTGCTTTTGCCTGCACCACGTCCGCTGCGGTCAGCGGAAGTCCCGATTCAAAGTAGCGGTTGTCCCGCATCCACTCGTCGTTGTAGACCTTGCTCAGATAGCGCATGCCGGTGTCAGGAATAAAGATCACCACAAAATCTTTCTCGCTGAGAGAAGGCAGGACCTTCATGGCCCCGGCAACGGCCGTGCCCGCAGAGCCGCCGGCAAAGATGGCCTCCGCGCGGGCCAGCTTGCGCGCCCAGAGGAATGAATCCTTGTCGTTCACCTGGACCACGTCGTCAATCACGCTGAAGTCGAGCGCCCTGGGCAGAAAGTCTTCGCCAATCCCCTCCACCTTGTACGTTTCCGCCTGGCGCCGAGTGCCTTTGTGAAAGAAATCGTGCAGGATCGATCCCATGGGATCGACACCAATAACCCTCACTTCCGGGTTCTGCTTTTTGAGATAGCGACCGATGCCCGTGATGGTCCCACCCGTTCCCATGCCGGCGACAAAGTGAGTGATGCGCCCTTCGCTGTCTTCCCATATTTCCGGCCCCGTCGAGGCAACGTGGGCGGCCGGATTGGCTGGGTTGTCATACTGGTTGGCATGGAAGGAGTTCGGGATCTCCCTGGCGAGCTTTTTGGCAACGGAAGTGTAACTCCGGGGGTCGTCCGGCGCCACGGCCGTGGGGCACACAATGACTTCGGCGCCCATGGCCTTCAACAAGTCGATCTTTTCCTTCGATTGCTTGTCCGTGATGGTGAAGATGGCCTTGTAGCCTTTGATGATGGCCGCCAGCGCGAGACCCATGCCGGTGTTTCCCGAGGTCCCCTCGATGATGGTGCCGCCGGGCTTCAATCGTCCGCGCATCTCCGCGTCTTCGATCATGGAGATACCGATCCGGTCCTTGACGCTGCCGCCGGGATTCAGGTAGTCGCACTTGGCATAGACCTGGGCCTTGAAGCCGCGTGACAGGCGGTTGAGCTTGATGAGGGGCGTGCGGCCAATGGCCTCCAGAATGTTGTTATATCGCATATCAACACTGCTCGATCGAAGGTTTCAAGCTATTATAACCCACTCCCTGTGAGGACGCGCGCGAGCAGTGGCGGGATGAACTCTGCTCCCTCCTGGATTGGAAATTGCGGAGGGAGCAGAGCGAATTGATCGAAAATGCAGGCGGAAAGCGGGCTAACGCCAGCGCACGCTGCGTTTCAGGACTTTGCCGGTGCGATGCTCTCCACGTGGATGGTGTTCGTGGCGGCGTCGAGAGACCCGGTCACGGTGACTTTCTGGGCGGCAAACTGCTCGGGCTTTTTCTGATCATCAAGCTCATACGTGGCCTTGGTTGCAGGGTTGTACAGAACATACTTGGCGCCCATCTTGGCGCACTCGAGGGTACACTCTTTGGCGTTCTTGATTTTTCCGCCCTGTAGCATCTGCTCGTGGCCGCCCATGCCCGCGCACATGCTGTCCATGATTTCACCCGAAAAGGTATGCGCCCCCGTTGCGGGCGCTGCGGCCTGGCTCTGGTCCGCTGGCGCGCTTGACTGTGAGCTGGTGTTGGAAGCTTGCTGATTGCAGGCGACTGTGAACAGAATCAGCGCTCCTGCCAGACTTAATGCAATCTTCTTCATCTTTACCCCTATCCTCCCGGCCCTGTTTCCCACCCGGAGGTCGGTGGTCAGGTCTATTCCGGGCCGATCCTGATTTGATATCCTTACATCCTCTCCCGATCTTTCCGGGGAGTCCAGCATAATTTTCAGCGTGGCAGCGCTTCCTCGCGATCAGCCTACTGGGCCACGCTCTTGATTTTGGCCAGCAGTTCACGCGCCTGGCCCTGCATGGAGTTTTGAATGGCGATGGCGTGCTGCAAAGCAGTCATAGCCTGGCGATGTTCCGGCGGATAGTTGGCCTCATACGAGTACCCGAGAAAGTAGTACGCCTGGCCTTGCAACTCCGGATTGGCGCTCAGCAGGTTGGCGGCCTGCTGCAGTTCCCTGATGGCGCCCGCCGTGTGGTGAGAGGCGCCGGTTTTTGCAAGAGCCAGATAGCCGAGCGTCAGGTGAGCCATGCCTTCCTGAGTGCTCTGTTGGGCCTTGAACGCCTCATCCGGCGCCCCCTCAGGTTTCTTGGCTTCCGGAATCAGCGTCAGGACCCTCCTGGCGTACTCCTCGGCCTTGGCCTGGTTTGTGCGGCGACGAAGGGCATAATCGTAGGAAACAAGATTGAGGACCTCGCTGTTGTTGGGGTCAGCGGCGATTGATTTTTCGCCGTAATCGTCGGCCTTTTCGGGCTGGTTGGCCTGTGTGTAGGCGATCGCCAGGCGATAGTTCAATTGCCCCGCTTGCTTCTGCGCAACATCGGGATAGACTTGAGCAAACAGCTCAAGCAGCTTGATCTGTTGGCTGGGGTCCGTGACGGTGGGCAGAAGCCGGAAGAATGCATAGGCCATGAAATCGGTGTTGCGTTGGGCGCGCTCCAAGGAGCTCTTTGTCGCGGCTTCATATTGGGCGTCACTTTCCGTGGGGGTCCGGGCAACAACGGATTCCGCCTTGACCTGTGCCGGGGCCTTCATTATCAGGTCAAAGGCCTCACTTCCGGCTTTGCCGCTTGCCATATAGGCCTGCAGGAGGTCCTCGATAAAGGACAGGTCCAGGTAACCGGCGGCTACGGCTTTCTGTCCGGCCGCAATGGCCTGGTCGTACTGCTTGAGCGCGACGTAGTTCTTTGTAAGAAGCTGCTCCGCGCAGGGCACGTAGGTGGAGTCTTGATGCTCCTGGATAAACTTTTCAAGTGCCGCCCCTTTGGCATTGGGATCGTCGCTCCCGTTCACGGCCAGCATGAGCTGGTCTTCAGGAGAATTGACGACGACTCTGTAGTCCGAGCAACTGTGGTCCTGCTGTGCGGCGATGGGCACGGACCACACCACGAGGCCCGCGAGCAGGACAGCCTGAAACAAGCTTCGCATGGGAACCTCCTGTTAGGATGAATTCCGTCATCTTAGCCGGAATCGGGAGAAACCGAGAGACGGTGCGCACGTAAGGTTCATATTCAGGACTGTATGGTTCCCGGAGTTCCCGCTCTTCCAACGGATTGACTATTAAATACAACAGGAGAGCGACGAATGCCAGCAGAAAAATTCCTGCGGCGGCGGTGAGAGGCCCAAAGGCAATTAAGGCCCTGCATAAGGCTGGCATACCTCGACCCACTGTTAGGCTGGCCCCGGCATATTCTTTCACCAAACCCGAACACCAGAGAGTAAAATGCCTGTTCTGAAGCTTGCGGGTCATCGGAGGAATGGCTATGCAGTTGTTCGCGTGGGAGTCGATGCGAAAAGAACAGATGAATGCCAGCATCTGGCGCAAGGTGGTGAACGGCGAAAAGATGACGATGGCGCAGCTCTCGATTGATAAAGGCGGCGTTGTACCTGTCCACCAGCATGAGAATGAGCAGATGAGCTACGTCGTTGAAGGGGCGCTGAAGTTTGACATCGCCGGGCAGGAGGTGATTGTCCGCAAGGGCGAGATCCTGCACATTCCTTTGAATGTTCCACACGGGGTCGTGGCGCTGGAAGATACGCTTAGTCTCGAGATCTTCGTTCCGGTCCGCCAGGATTGGATGACGGGCCAGGACGATTACCTGCGCAGGAGCTAGGTGAACGCGGTGTCACTGGCGTCCATCGCCGGCGCCGATCTGCCGGGGAGGGTCCGGTCGGCATGGCCCGCGGCTTTCTCACACAATAACGGAGAATGGGAAATGGATCTGGGACTTAAAGGCCGCGTCGCCATCGTGGCGGCATCGAGCCAGGGCCTGGGAAGGGCCGTGGCACTTGGCCTCGCGCGCGAAGGCGCAAAGCTGGCCATTTGCTCTCGAGGAGAGTCGAAGATCAACAAGGCGGCGGAAGATATCCGCCGGGAGACGGGCGTTGATATTCTGGCGCGCGCTGTTGACGTTACGGCGTATGAACAGGTGCGACGCTTTGTGGCGGAAACCCAGGAACGCTTCGGGCGCGTGGACATCTGCGTGACGAACGCCGGCGGGCCCCCGGCAAAACCTTTCTCCGAGACCAGCGTCGAGGACTGGCAGGCGGGCGTGAACCTGAACCTGATGAGCACGCTCTACTTTGTGCGCGAAGTGCTGCCCCTGATGCAGAAGCGCAAATGGGGCCGCCTGATCACGATTACTTCCTCGTCAGTGAAACAACCGATCGACGGTCTTGTGCTTTCCAATTCCGTGCGGTCAGCGGTTAGCGGGCTGGCGAAGACCCTTGCCAACGAATACGGGAAAGACAATATTCTGGTCACCAACGTCTGCCCGGGCTATACTCTTACCTCGCGGCTCGATGAACTGTCCGGCAGGCTGGCCAAGGCCGAAGGAGTCGATCCCGGCGAGATCCAGCAGCGCTGGGCGCGGCAGGTCCCGCTGGGGCGGCTGGGGAGCCCGGAGGAGTTCGCCAACATGGTGGTTTTTCTTGCCTCGGAGCGCGCCAGTTACATCACAGGCGTTTCCATCGCCGTCGACGGCGGCTTCGTCAAAGGCGTGTATTAAGCATAGATCCGCCGCTGGTAATCCTTTTATTTACTTGATTATGCAAGCCGGAACGCCACGCCCAAAATCCCACCGGCTTGTCGAATCGTTCTCTGACCCGTAGAATAGAGAATCGGGGGAGGGGCAATCAATGTTCGAAAAGGAGGAACCACCTTGCAGCCTTCGACTTCCAGAATCCTCATTGCCTCTCTGATTTGTGCCCTGACGTTTGTGTTTCAGGCTCCTTTGCTGGCGGCGACCCAGGACCACATCGTTTCACCCGCGGAGCTTCAGCAGGCTACCGCCTCCGCTGCCCGCTCGCGGCAGCAGAACATCGACAAAGTCGAGAAGTTTTTCTCATCTGCGCAGGCTGAAAAAGCCCTGAAATCCGCTCACCTCAATGCCGTTCAGGTCAAGAAAGCTGTTCCTACGCTGAACAACCAGGAACTGGCGCGGCTTGCCTCACGCGCCGATAAAGCACAGAAGGACTTCGCCGCCGGCGCCTTGACCAATCAGCAAATCACATACATCCTGATCGCGCTTGCCACGGCGGTCATTGTTATCATCGCGACTTGAGAGCTATGCGAGGCGTTATGCGGCCGGGCGCGTGGATACCGGCTCTGCTTCCAGCAGTGCTCTCCGGGGCTCTGGCGGCGGGCGCGGGACTCTGGCTGGACGTTCCCTTCGTCCGGCAGCAGGCCAACGGGTGCGGCGCAGCCTGCATCTCGATGGTGATGCAGTACTGGAGTAAGGATTCATCCGCCGCCCCCGCCGTTGACGCCGGCCGCATTCAGCAAGCGCTTTACCGCAAGCAAGCCAAAGGCATTTATGCCTCCGACATGGAGCGCTATTTCCGCGAGAATGGATTTCGCGTGTTTGCCTTTCGCGGCACGCCGGAAGACCTGAAGCACCATCTGGCCAAAGGACGGCCGCTCATCGTTTGCCTGCAAGACACTGGGCAATCCGGGCCGCTCCACTACGTCGTGGTGGTTGGGCTTGAAAGCCAGGACGGAGTTATTCTGGTGAATGATCCGGCGCAGCGAAAGCTCTTGAAGATGGACCTCAGGGATTTTGAGGCGCGATGGCGGCCGATGCACAACTGGACCCTGCTGGCGCTCCCCGAGCCGGCCCATTGAGAATCAGGCCGGCCATTTTCCTGCTTCTGCTGGCCCTGCCTCCAGCTTCACACGCTCAGAACGCCTGCCGCAGCGCTGCCGAACTGCAAAAGTTTACGGACCAAAGCGAGTGGAGCCACATCCTGGAGGCGACCGGCCAATGCCGAACCGAATCGGCGGATGAGGATTATTATCGCGGCCTGGCCTTCGCCGCGCTGGAGCGATGGACAGAAGCGCAGGCCGCACTTGCAGCCGGCGAAACGAAATACCCGCAGGACAAGCGTTTCCCGGAGGAGCTTGCCGGCGTTGCCTTCAAGCGGCAGCGCTTCCCGGAGGCGGAACGACACCTTCACCGCGCCTTGAAGCTTGACCCGCACGACCGCTACGCCATCAACTTTCTCGGAACTATCTATTTTCTTGGCGGCAACCTGGAAGCCGCCCTCAAATATTGGAACCGGATCGGCAAGCCCCAAATCAACCAGATCACGACGGACCCGCAACTTCGCATCGACCCGGCCCTGCTCGACCGCGCGTTCACCTGCTCGCCGGCCAGCGTCCTGACGCTGGAACAATATAGGACCACACTCGAGCGCCTTGGCCAGCTTGGAGTTTTCTCCGCGTATCGGCTTGACCTGGCGCCTGCGGCTGAAGGCTCGGAAAAGTTTGACCTGACTCTGAGCGTGGTGGAAACGAACGGCTGGGGCCGAAGCAAGGCTGGCACTATGATTTCAGTCTTGCGTGGCCTGCCGTATGAGACGGTTTACCCGGAGTTCTACAACCTTCGCCATTCCGCCCTCAACATCCATTCTCTTTTTCGGTGGGACAGTCAAAAGCGCCGCGCTTTTGTTTCTGTCTCTGCTCCTCTGGCTGGCAATCCCAAGTTTCGCTATCGCTTCTATGCCGACGGCCGCAACGAAAACTGGAACATCTCCCGTACTTTCATTCAGCCGGTCTTGCCGGTCGCCGCCTTCAACCTGGAAAAGTTGGAACTGGGCGCCGGGTTCGGGTCCATCGCCAGCGGCCGCTGGACGTGGGACCTCGGAATGAGTGTTTCTGACCGACGCTTTCGCAATCTGCCATCTGGCGCTTCCACTAGAGACCCTGTCTTGACCAATGGCGCTGCGGCGGAAGTCCGGGCGCGCAGCAATTACGCTCTCATCAGAATCCCGGAAAAGCGGTTCAGGCTTGACTCAGGCGCTCAAGCGGCGGTTGGCAATTTTTATGCCAAGGATTTCGGGCGCTTCGCCACGGTGCAAGGTTCGCTGGCGGCACACTGGCTTCCGCAGGCCCGCGGTGACGATTTTGAAATCGCGGAGGGATTTT
Coding sequences within:
- a CDS encoding sodium-translocating pyrophosphatase, giving the protein MLLSATTAFAQAGQTTAGEANLKLPDFTTVNFLGVSGHNLLLFGILFCFFGLLFGLVMYKRLKNLPVHRAMADISSLIWETCKTYLVQQGKFLFLLWIFIAAIIILYFGVLLHYGVFRVFIILLFSVVGILGSYGVAWFGIRVNTFANSRTAFASLEGKPYPVYKIPVRAGMSVGMMLISVELLMMLIILLFVPGDYAGPCFIGFAIGESLGAAALRIAGGIFTKIADIGADLMKIVFKIKEDDARNPGVIADCTGDNAGDSVGPSADGFETYGVTGVALITFILLGVKDPVIQVQLLVWIFVIRVVMLVAAAAAYYVSGALSSARYAQAASMNFEAPLTWLVWLTSIASIGLTYLSSAFIIPDLGGDPSMWWKLSTIVSCGTLAGAVIPELVKVFTSTEARHVKEVVTSAREGGASLDILSGFVSGNFSAYYLGLTMMVLMSIGSWVSLHGLENIMLAAPVFAFGLVAFGFLGMGPVTIAVDSYGPVADNAQSVYELSLIEHVPNVEQEVKRDFNMEVNFEQAKEMLEANDGAGNTFKATAKPVLIGTAVVGATTMIFATIMALTNGLTTNVDKLSLLHAPFVLGLISGGAIIYWFTGASTQAVTTGAYRAVEFIKANIRLEGVERASASDSKKVVAICTQYAQSGMLNIFISVFFVTLAFAFFDPFFFIGYLISIAIFGLYQAIFMANAGGAWDNAKKIVEVELKEKGTPLHDATVVGDTVGDPFKDTSSVALNPIIKFTTLFGLLAVELAVRLTATSGSGLTHFLAAVFFAISYYFVYRSFYGMRIGAKEKAQAAAQ
- a CDS encoding cytochrome D1 domain-containing protein; protein product: MMITRFSSILAGMAVLLPFIALGTPGRSPSRSSARGLLVVDNKGNNTLAIVDPAAGKQIATITETGFTAHEVAVSPDGKTAYVPIYGNSGVGKPGTDGRTIDVVDLASRKVVSTISLERPLRPHCAHFSPADGLLYVSTELADAITIIDPRTNKVVGSIPTGQRESHMLAFSHDGRRIYTANVGPGTVSVLDVAGRKTLAIIPISKETQRISVSMDDRYAFTSDQTSPRLAVVDTASHNVAHWVELPGIGYGTAPTPDGRYLIVAVINKNQVAAVDLKTWKVVHTIDVPAAPQEVLVRPDGGVAFVSCDHSKQIAVINLHTWKVEKKIDAGPGCDGMAWAAHP
- a CDS encoding DUF971 domain-containing protein → MPAKKFRRLLQSEDVVSTPRTVRLHGEGNEVVIEWADGHHSAFSYRYLRDRCPCATCLDSNPVASLDPGPLPMFGSGPLKPERAELVGRYALQIYWSDGHSTGIYTFDYLRELCPCAECEAARQKVE
- a CDS encoding Mrp/NBP35 family ATP-binding protein, with the translated sequence MSNRVSPQQVLEALKGVEDAAQRKDIVTLGYVKDVEVASDRTVIVIEMKTAGSPKANSQLAAAVRKAVEAIGAPRVEVEIATPSAAPPKTQSNLIPRVKATIAVASGKGGVGKSTVAANLAVALNRQGAKVGLMDTDVYGPSVPSLMGGKQEPHVVEGKLEPPVEWGIKIISMGYFLPHDEAIIWRGPMLHKTIQQFLGDVNWGELDYLVMDLPPGTGDIQLSLSQTIPLTGAVIVSTPQDLALDVAWKAIAMFNKLNIPILGIVENMSYYVCPHCGVREDIFGHGGAKEAADRLGIPFLGEIPLDPAIRIQSDAGRPIALDLNSPLAEVYQAVARALVAQVGRAGEEVPQIITE
- a CDS encoding pyridoxal-phosphate dependent enzyme, whose product is MRYNNILEAIGRTPLIKLNRLSRGFKAQVYAKCDYLNPGGSVKDRIGISMIEDAEMRGRLKPGGTIIEGTSGNTGMGLALAAIIKGYKAIFTITDKQSKEKIDLLKAMGAEVIVCPTAVAPDDPRSYTSVAKKLAREIPNSFHANQYDNPANPAAHVASTGPEIWEDSEGRITHFVAGMGTGGTITGIGRYLKKQNPEVRVIGVDPMGSILHDFFHKGTRRQAETYKVEGIGEDFLPRALDFSVIDDVVQVNDKDSFLWARKLARAEAIFAGGSAGTAVAGAMKVLPSLSEKDFVVIFIPDTGMRYLSKVYNDEWMRDNRYFESGLPLTAADVVQAKAAMGQPRELVKLAPSDSLDEALDRMQIHDFSQLPVFEDDTPVGALYEDAILDLTLQGKDFKKLAVRETMREAFPVLPPSAVIDQVTSCITRDCPAVFIDLGEHRYEILTKYDLLHAIARLVRQPQ
- a CDS encoding DUF5818 domain-containing protein, whose amino-acid sequence is MKKIALSLAGALILFTVACNQQASNTSSQSSAPADQSQAAAPATGAHTFSGEIMDSMCAGMGGHEQMLQGGKIKNAKECTLECAKMGAKYVLYNPATKATYELDDQKKPEQFAAQKVTVTGSLDAATNTIHVESIAPAKS
- a CDS encoding cupin domain-containing protein encodes the protein MQLFAWESMRKEQMNASIWRKVVNGEKMTMAQLSIDKGGVVPVHQHENEQMSYVVEGALKFDIAGQEVIVRKGEILHIPLNVPHGVVALEDTLSLEIFVPVRQDWMTGQDDYLRRS